A part of Halobacillus shinanisalinarum genomic DNA contains:
- a CDS encoding arginine deiminase family protein: MLNESTAIIGRSERVNPSGIEQIRHILSIQNIDLITVDLPSTIIHLDEAFLLLDRHKALVNKALLPFWFLDELYKRNIELLHVGPEDPPLSINVLPVAPGKVVCPSSGLQTRRLLESNGIIVIPVDISEFYKLGGGIHCLTLPLVRESLL, translated from the coding sequence ATGTTAAATGAATCAACAGCTATTATCGGGCGATCAGAACGTGTTAACCCAAGTGGCATTGAACAGATCAGGCACATTTTATCCATTCAAAATATCGATCTCATTACCGTCGATTTACCGTCGACCATCATTCATCTTGATGAAGCTTTTCTTCTGCTGGATCGTCACAAAGCTCTTGTAAATAAGGCTCTCTTACCATTTTGGTTTCTGGATGAGCTATATAAAAGAAACATTGAGCTATTACATGTTGGCCCTGAGGATCCACCTCTATCCATCAACGTTTTGCCGGTAGCTCCTGGAAAAGTTGTATGTCCAAGTTCGGGATTACAAACAAGGAGACTGCTTGAATCTAACGGAATAATAGTCATACCTGTTGATATCTCTGAGTTTTACAAGTTAGGTGGTGGGATTCATTGTT